From Planctomycetota bacterium, the proteins below share one genomic window:
- a CDS encoding aldo/keto reductase translates to MDKKRVTRRDFMGDSVKMAVGVAACLGAAGGPSVRAAGAAAVDTSKILNYNPNMEYRRQGKTNLMVSAVCLGGHSGSNEQQRLEIVSRSIDVGINYIDACTAGEVRRDSKALKGRRDKMYLALSHCGNEMRNENFRTAEKLLGVLDGLLKDSNQEYTDLWRITCFEPGGRHTEAEGEQMVKALETAKKQGKARFVGFSTHDRRWIQFMIEKFPQIDAVCFPFTTMTKTAPTDSLFAALKKCDVGAFGIKPFGAGSLFEGAAEERDRRARLAIRYILQTKTVIPIPGMNSVAQVDNVAKAVMERRELDLKEQAELQGASRQMFANLPPNYQWLRDWEYV, encoded by the coding sequence ATGGATAAGAAACGAGTGACGCGACGGGATTTTATGGGCGACAGTGTGAAAATGGCCGTGGGCGTGGCGGCGTGTCTGGGCGCCGCGGGCGGGCCAAGCGTCCGGGCCGCCGGCGCCGCGGCGGTCGATACGTCCAAGATTCTCAACTACAATCCGAACATGGAGTACCGCCGGCAGGGCAAGACCAACCTGATGGTCTCGGCCGTCTGCCTGGGCGGGCACTCGGGCAGCAACGAGCAGCAGCGCCTCGAAATCGTCAGCCGCTCCATCGACGTGGGCATCAATTACATCGACGCCTGCACCGCCGGCGAGGTGCGCCGCGACTCCAAGGCCCTCAAGGGCCGACGCGACAAGATGTACCTGGCCCTGTCGCATTGCGGCAACGAGATGCGCAACGAGAACTTCCGCACCGCCGAGAAACTGCTGGGAGTGCTCGATGGACTGTTGAAGGATTCGAATCAGGAATACACCGACCTGTGGCGCATCACCTGCTTCGAACCGGGCGGCCGGCATACCGAGGCCGAGGGCGAGCAGATGGTGAAGGCCCTCGAGACGGCCAAGAAGCAGGGCAAGGCCCGCTTCGTCGGATTCTCCACCCACGACCGCCGATGGATCCAGTTCATGATCGAGAAGTTCCCGCAGATCGATGCCGTGTGTTTCCCGTTCACCACCATGACGAAGACCGCCCCGACGGACAGCCTCTTCGCGGCGCTCAAGAAGTGCGACGTGGGCGCCTTCGGCATCAAACCGTTCGGGGCCGGCTCGCTGTTCGAGGGCGCCGCCGAAGAACGCGACCGCCGCGCACGCCTCGCCATCCGCTACATCCTTCAAACCAAGACGGTCATCCCGATCCCCGGCATGAACAGCGTCGCCCAGGTCGATAACGTGGCCAAGGCCGTGATGGAACGCCGCGAACTCGACCTGAAAGAGCAGGCCGAACTCCAGGGCGCCTCCAGACAGATGTTTGCCAATCTCCCCCCGAACTACCAGTGGCTCCGGGACTGGGAGTACGTGTGA